A stretch of Halichondria panicea chromosome 1, odHalPani1.1, whole genome shotgun sequence DNA encodes these proteins:
- the LOC135343043 gene encoding uncharacterized protein LOC135343043 — MEHSLPEFTEQNNAIGYLKAGDIFTPLTNFTFKFVCRVSSPFESDDNTDYSGFIVEVKASGTDDKGVCFLPWHKTHQKGFNIAKELGSAVPEKLLMSKLKSSQLTDIFWNKLVDFENDPDYSRRIRKAIVALGRQPDSEIIVLSPYVHVKEDGEIIPLRECTYVWVESVIKKEGVVPSGVQFYKTPPTIPTPDRPLDVLLCGLRELTQSNFYSAVFVLGSVASSLFYEKLQATYGSFGVTMVVGEVNRGKTKSVELCLAALGVRHARFSSISDALLRKLLHGGMPWCFDDPDTAEQVMKILLTVFGGNTTGNALSSGSCRVSPLVTANVHILDAL, encoded by the exons ATGGAGCACTCATTACCAG AATTCACAGAGCAAAACAATGCCATTGGCTACCTGAAAGCAGGCGACATATTTACTCCCCTGACAAACTTCACTTTCAAGTTTGTTTGCAGAGTTTCGTCACCTTTTGAAAGTGATGACAACACAGATTACAGTGGCTTCATTGTGGAGGTGAAGGCCTCTGGAACAGACGACAAGGG GGTTTGTTTTCTTCCCTGGCATAAAACCCACCAAAAAGGCTTTAACATTGCTAAAGAGTTGGGCAGTGCTGTTCCCGAGAAATTGTTAATGTCTAAGCTTAAAAGCAGTCAGCTCACTGACATCTTCTGGAACAAGCTTGTGGACTTCGAAAA TGACCCTGACTATTCTCGAAGAATCAGAAAAGCAATTGTTGCACTAGGAAGGCAGCCTGATAGTGAGATTATTGTTCTCAGTCCTTATGTCCATGTGAAAGAGGACGGTGAGATCATACCACTTCGAGAATGCACTTACGTATGGGTCGAGAGTGTAATCAAGAAAGAAGGAGTAGTTCCAAGCGGGGTACAGTTTTACAAGACACCCCCTACCATCCCTACTCCTGATAGGCCATTGGATGTACTGTTATGTGGCCTGCGTGAGCTGACTCAGAGCAATTTCTACTCTGCTGTCTTTGTGTTAG GCTCTGTGGCTTCCTCGTTGTTTTATGAGAAGCTACAAGCAACTTACGGGAGTTTTGGTGTCACAATGGTTGTGGGAGAAGTAAACCGTGGTAAAACCAAGAGTGTGGAGCTCTGTCTAGCTGCACTAGGAGTCAGACATGCTCGTTTTTCTTCCATCAGTGATGCTCTCTTACGGAAGTTGCTTCATGGTGGTATGCCGTGGTGTTTTGACGACCCTGACACGGCAGAGCAAGTTATGAAGATCCTGCTGACAGTCTTCGGTGGTAATACAACTGGTAATGCACTGTCAAGTGGCTCTTGTCGTGTGTCTCCTCTAGTAACAGCCAATGTGCACATTTTGGATGCTCTATAG
- the LOC135352332 gene encoding uncharacterized protein LOC135352332 isoform X3, with product MWGRKQTSGFQYYQSQQNLIEVYDTVFFTRPLLEFQCSLANHSWVSFQGFSETYNDTHSLNKDQAMTEKIAADAFYNGEIENEIRFLVLATNPTFSLSHFTFKRDSDREETMEMIETIRSCSIYPHCETDCTAVCKKRGCGTLWVTDGIWKLVFPHCMHRLKYVVDRIPSISMPDVCTYPPVPGKAFCQDHCQYLESQVPPVPTDLRSFLKHCKVQNGDDVSVNFDEEKTIDTVLQNTTSEIEIGKSAAISQATNPSLLSKSLHVAKPMTESTECRKITGKAKRLRRWSRGHQFVVRAGGHIEAWQPLYKSESPMQVFFILIKWLQTLSQHADKLPLSANCYVPSV from the exons ATGTGGGGGAGAAAACAAACCTCTGGCTTTCAATACTATCAGAGCCAGCAAAATTTAATTGAAGTTTATGACACCGTTTTCTTCACTCGGCCTCTCCTAGAATTTCAGTGCTCCCTTGC GAACCACTCATGGGTTTCCTTCCAGGGTTTTAGTGAAACATACAATGACACTCATTCTCTCAACAAGGACCAAG CCATGACAGAAAAGATTGCAGCAGATGCATTCTACAATGGAGAGATTGAGAATGAAATTAGGTTTCTTGTACTAGCAACCAATCCTACTTTTTCCCTAAGTCATTTCACCTTCAAACGAGACAGTGACAGAGAGGAAACAATGGAAATGATTGAAACAATTCGCTCATGCAGTATATACCCTCACTGTGAAACTGACTGCACTGCTGTTTGCAAGAAAAG aGGTTGTGGCACTCTGTGGGTTACTGACGGGATTTGGAAACTTGTTTTTCCACATTGCATGCACAGACTGAAG TATGTTGTGGACCGAATTCCATCAATATCTATGCCAGATGTGTGCACCTATCCGCCAGTGCCTGGAAAAGCTTTTTGTCAGGATCACTGCCAGTATTTGGAGTCACAGGTACCACCAGTACCAACAGATCTCAGGAGTTTTTTGAAGCACTGCAAAGTTCAAAATG GAGATGATGTTTCGGTTAACTTTGATGAAGAGAAAACAATAGACACGGTTCTACAAAACACTACTTCTGAAATTGAAATAGGAAAATCTGCAGCTATTTCTCAAG CAACAAACCCATCACTGTTGTCAAAGAGCCTTCATGTTGCCAAACCGATGACAGAGTCTACAGAATGTCGCAAAATTACTGGAAAAGCAAAACGTCTCCGGAGGTGGTCGAGGGGACACCAATTTGTTGTGAGAGCAGGAGGCCATATAGAAGCTTGGCAACCATTATACAA GTCGGAATCACCAATGCAAGTTTTTTTCATCCTAATCAAGTGGCTTCAAACGTTGAGTCAACATGCAGACAAACTACCACTTTCTGCCAACTGCTATGTACCTAGCGTATGA
- the LOC135352332 gene encoding uncharacterized protein LOC135352332 isoform X2 encodes MWGRKQTSGFQYYQSQQNLIEVYDTVFFTRPLLEFQCSLANHSWVSFQGFSETYNDTHSLNKDQEKIAADAFYNGEIENEIRFLVLATNPTFSLSHFTFKRDSDREETMEMIETIRSCSIYPHCETDCTAVCKKRGCGTLWVTDGIWKLVFPHCMHRLKYVVDRIPSISMPDVCTYPPVPGKAFCQDHCQYLESQVPPVPTDLRSFLKHCKVQNGDDVSVNFDEEKTIDTVLQNTTSEIEIGKSAAISQGTHDLLATNPSLLSKSLHVAKPMTESTECRKITGKAKRLRRWSRGHQFVVRAGGHIEAWQPLYKSESPMQVFFILIKWLQTLSQHADKLPLSANCYVPSV; translated from the exons ATGTGGGGGAGAAAACAAACCTCTGGCTTTCAATACTATCAGAGCCAGCAAAATTTAATTGAAGTTTATGACACCGTTTTCTTCACTCGGCCTCTCCTAGAATTTCAGTGCTCCCTTGC GAACCACTCATGGGTTTCCTTCCAGGGTTTTAGTGAAACATACAATGACACTCATTCTCTCAACAAGGACCAAG AAAAGATTGCAGCAGATGCATTCTACAATGGAGAGATTGAGAATGAAATTAGGTTTCTTGTACTAGCAACCAATCCTACTTTTTCCCTAAGTCATTTCACCTTCAAACGAGACAGTGACAGAGAGGAAACAATGGAAATGATTGAAACAATTCGCTCATGCAGTATATACCCTCACTGTGAAACTGACTGCACTGCTGTTTGCAAGAAAAG aGGTTGTGGCACTCTGTGGGTTACTGACGGGATTTGGAAACTTGTTTTTCCACATTGCATGCACAGACTGAAG TATGTTGTGGACCGAATTCCATCAATATCTATGCCAGATGTGTGCACCTATCCGCCAGTGCCTGGAAAAGCTTTTTGTCAGGATCACTGCCAGTATTTGGAGTCACAGGTACCACCAGTACCAACAGATCTCAGGAGTTTTTTGAAGCACTGCAAAGTTCAAAATG GAGATGATGTTTCGGTTAACTTTGATGAAGAGAAAACAATAGACACGGTTCTACAAAACACTACTTCTGAAATTGAAATAGGAAAATCTGCAGCTATTTCTCAAG GAACCCATGATCTACTAGCAACAAACCCATCACTGTTGTCAAAGAGCCTTCATGTTGCCAAACCGATGACAGAGTCTACAGAATGTCGCAAAATTACTGGAAAAGCAAAACGTCTCCGGAGGTGGTCGAGGGGACACCAATTTGTTGTGAGAGCAGGAGGCCATATAGAAGCTTGGCAACCATTATACAA GTCGGAATCACCAATGCAAGTTTTTTTCATCCTAATCAAGTGGCTTCAAACGTTGAGTCAACATGCAGACAAACTACCACTTTCTGCCAACTGCTATGTACCTAGCGTATGA
- the LOC135352332 gene encoding uncharacterized protein LOC135352332 isoform X1, translating to MWGRKQTSGFQYYQSQQNLIEVYDTVFFTRPLLEFQCSLANHSWVSFQGFSETYNDTHSLNKDQAMTEKIAADAFYNGEIENEIRFLVLATNPTFSLSHFTFKRDSDREETMEMIETIRSCSIYPHCETDCTAVCKKRGCGTLWVTDGIWKLVFPHCMHRLKYVVDRIPSISMPDVCTYPPVPGKAFCQDHCQYLESQVPPVPTDLRSFLKHCKVQNGDDVSVNFDEEKTIDTVLQNTTSEIEIGKSAAISQGTHDLLATNPSLLSKSLHVAKPMTESTECRKITGKAKRLRRWSRGHQFVVRAGGHIEAWQPLYKSESPMQVFFILIKWLQTLSQHADKLPLSANCYVPSV from the exons ATGTGGGGGAGAAAACAAACCTCTGGCTTTCAATACTATCAGAGCCAGCAAAATTTAATTGAAGTTTATGACACCGTTTTCTTCACTCGGCCTCTCCTAGAATTTCAGTGCTCCCTTGC GAACCACTCATGGGTTTCCTTCCAGGGTTTTAGTGAAACATACAATGACACTCATTCTCTCAACAAGGACCAAG CCATGACAGAAAAGATTGCAGCAGATGCATTCTACAATGGAGAGATTGAGAATGAAATTAGGTTTCTTGTACTAGCAACCAATCCTACTTTTTCCCTAAGTCATTTCACCTTCAAACGAGACAGTGACAGAGAGGAAACAATGGAAATGATTGAAACAATTCGCTCATGCAGTATATACCCTCACTGTGAAACTGACTGCACTGCTGTTTGCAAGAAAAG aGGTTGTGGCACTCTGTGGGTTACTGACGGGATTTGGAAACTTGTTTTTCCACATTGCATGCACAGACTGAAG TATGTTGTGGACCGAATTCCATCAATATCTATGCCAGATGTGTGCACCTATCCGCCAGTGCCTGGAAAAGCTTTTTGTCAGGATCACTGCCAGTATTTGGAGTCACAGGTACCACCAGTACCAACAGATCTCAGGAGTTTTTTGAAGCACTGCAAAGTTCAAAATG GAGATGATGTTTCGGTTAACTTTGATGAAGAGAAAACAATAGACACGGTTCTACAAAACACTACTTCTGAAATTGAAATAGGAAAATCTGCAGCTATTTCTCAAG GAACCCATGATCTACTAGCAACAAACCCATCACTGTTGTCAAAGAGCCTTCATGTTGCCAAACCGATGACAGAGTCTACAGAATGTCGCAAAATTACTGGAAAAGCAAAACGTCTCCGGAGGTGGTCGAGGGGACACCAATTTGTTGTGAGAGCAGGAGGCCATATAGAAGCTTGGCAACCATTATACAA GTCGGAATCACCAATGCAAGTTTTTTTCATCCTAATCAAGTGGCTTCAAACGTTGAGTCAACATGCAGACAAACTACCACTTTCTGCCAACTGCTATGTACCTAGCGTATGA